One segment of Pseudodesulfovibrio sp. 5S69 DNA contains the following:
- a CDS encoding potassium channel family protein gives MTHHREPLFVQVWLTHFVPCFFAGAVLLLTAGRLPLPRLLPDGAAADPLRSALNGAAVALITLLYHRWRNRRIQRYWPDAVAIYTGIRLRRAVLVGFLAGAADILLTLNEWGVLFLAALILSVLGWNLRAFALRALTLLRPHGRITWADVNELLRIYLATLIGFTLVNAALDGLHVLAGNPPPFNFMAGGGEPFLNALYYTVVTMTTLGFGDIVPRTWDGKVLLIIQSLLSYFMFAIMVGIITRGVTGAGGRDKD, from the coding sequence ATGACGCACCACAGGGAACCGCTCTTCGTCCAAGTCTGGCTGACCCACTTCGTGCCCTGCTTCTTTGCCGGGGCCGTGCTCCTGCTCACGGCCGGCAGGCTGCCCCTGCCGCGGCTGCTCCCGGACGGCGCGGCCGCCGACCCGCTCCGGTCCGCGCTCAACGGCGCGGCCGTGGCCCTGATCACCCTGCTCTACCACCGCTGGCGGAACCGGCGCATCCAACGCTACTGGCCGGACGCCGTGGCCATATACACCGGCATCCGGCTGCGCCGGGCGGTCCTGGTCGGCTTCCTGGCCGGGGCGGCGGACATCCTGCTGACCCTGAACGAGTGGGGCGTCCTCTTCCTGGCGGCCCTGATCCTGTCCGTGCTGGGCTGGAACCTGCGCGCCTTCGCCCTGCGCGCCCTGACCCTGCTGCGGCCCCACGGCCGGATCACCTGGGCCGACGTGAACGAGCTGCTGCGCATCTACCTGGCCACCCTGATCGGCTTCACCCTGGTCAACGCGGCCCTGGACGGGCTGCACGTCCTGGCCGGGAACCCGCCGCCGTTCAATTTCATGGCCGGGGGCGGCGAGCCCTTTCTCAACGCCCTGTACTACACGGTGGTGACCATGACCACGCTCGGCTTCGGCGACATCGTGCCGCGCACCTGGGACGGCAAGGTCCTGCTGATCATCCAGAGCCTGCTCAGCTACTTCATGTTCGCCATCATGGTCGGCATCATCACCCGCGGCGTGACCGGGGCCGGGGGCAGGGACAAGGACTAG
- a CDS encoding 4Fe-4S binding protein — translation MKITPDRFRLAVQAAFTLLSLYAGYRFILFLNWASGRSDAFVPKPGAVEGFLPISALLGFRRLVSSGFWDRAHPAGLAVFLAALIMAFLFRKGFCGYVCPVGFLSGLLERAGRRLGMARIPPRRVDLALHVFKYLGMGGFVFAVFAMGPRSLESFLRSPFNMTSDARMLDFFLHPSGMALAVLAALALLSLIVRNFWCRYLCPYGALLGLFAWFGPVRVKRDRDACVHCGKCSASCPAGIPVEKKDAVLSPECIGCGRCVGACPVEGCLGFRALGRRIPWQTVAVGAVLVLLIARVWAGYAGVWDNPLPPDMLKRVYQAGAGLM, via the coding sequence ATGAAAATCACTCCCGACCGTTTCCGGCTGGCCGTCCAGGCGGCCTTCACCCTCCTCTCCCTGTACGCGGGCTACCGCTTCATCCTCTTCCTGAACTGGGCCTCGGGCCGTTCGGACGCGTTCGTGCCCAAGCCCGGCGCGGTGGAGGGATTTTTGCCCATCAGCGCGCTGCTGGGCTTCCGGCGGCTGGTCTCGTCCGGCTTCTGGGACCGCGCCCATCCGGCAGGGCTGGCCGTGTTCCTGGCCGCCCTGATCATGGCCTTCCTGTTCCGCAAGGGGTTCTGCGGCTACGTCTGTCCGGTGGGTTTCCTGTCCGGGCTGCTGGAGCGGGCCGGGCGCAGGCTCGGCATGGCCCGGATCCCGCCCCGCCGGGTCGACCTCGCCCTGCATGTCTTCAAATACCTCGGCATGGGCGGCTTCGTGTTCGCGGTCTTCGCCATGGGCCCGCGCTCGCTGGAGTCCTTCCTGCGCAGCCCGTTCAACATGACCTCGGACGCGCGCATGCTCGACTTCTTCCTGCACCCGTCCGGCATGGCCCTGGCCGTGCTCGCGGCCCTGGCCCTGCTCAGCCTCATCGTGCGCAACTTCTGGTGCCGGTACCTCTGCCCCTACGGCGCGCTGCTCGGGCTCTTCGCCTGGTTCGGGCCGGTCCGCGTCAAGCGCGACCGGGACGCCTGCGTCCACTGCGGCAAATGTTCGGCCAGTTGCCCGGCGGGCATCCCGGTGGAAAAGAAGGACGCGGTGCTCAGCCCGGAGTGCATCGGCTGCGGCCGGTGCGTCGGGGCCTGCCCGGTCGAGGGGTGCCTCGGCTTCCGGGCGCTGGGCAGGCGCATTCCGTGGCAGACCGTGGCCGTGGGCGCCGTGCTGGTGCTGCTGATCGCCAGGGTCTGGGCCGGGTACGCAGGGGTCTGGGACAACCCCCTGCCGCCGGACATGCTCAAGCGTGTCTACCAGGCGGGCGCGGGGCTGATGTAG
- a CDS encoding TraR/DksA family transcriptional regulator — MTEAQKKEFKRFAEEEMDALKAEIPRLEELVKPVAPDNAIGRISRMDTIVNQSVAEAQLSKARVRLARLEEALKRVDEDEEFGLCLDCGEPIPMARLKAMPETAYCVDCAE; from the coding sequence GTGACCGAGGCACAGAAGAAGGAATTCAAGCGGTTCGCCGAAGAGGAAATGGACGCGCTCAAGGCCGAGATTCCCCGGCTGGAGGAGCTGGTCAAGCCCGTGGCCCCGGACAACGCCATCGGGCGTATTTCGCGCATGGACACCATCGTCAACCAGTCCGTGGCCGAGGCGCAACTGTCCAAGGCCCGGGTCCGGCTGGCCCGCCTGGAGGAGGCCCTCAAGCGGGTGGACGAGGACGAGGAGTTCGGCCTGTGCCTGGATTGCGGCGAACCCATCCCCATGGCCCGGCTCAAGGCCATGCCCGAGACGGCCTATTGCGTGGACTGCGCGGAGTAG
- a CDS encoding pyridoxal phosphate-dependent aminotransferase: protein MSLKMSKRRPLVAQSEIRNMTLECARVSGVNLAQGVCDLPVPAPVIEGAEQAMRAGTNIYTRFDGLPRLRGAIAAKQRRFTGMDLDPDNQVVVSCGATGAFYAACLALLDEGDEVLVFEPYYGYHIVTMVSLGIKPVYVTLQPPEWGFVAEDLERAVTARTRAIVLNTPSNPAGKVFDRGELELIADFAESHDLFVFTDEIYEHFVFDGKQHIAPATLPGMAKRTITISGLSKVFAITGWRLGYALCDPEWALAIGHFSDLVYVCAPAPLQVGAAKGLEELGPDYYQGVSDDHQMKRDRFCDALRSVGLTPHVPDGAYYTLADVTGLPGATAKERALYLLEKTGVACVPGSAFYSGPVGETLARFCFAKEMDVLEDAMQRLGRLA, encoded by the coding sequence ATGTCGCTGAAAATGAGCAAGCGCAGACCGCTTGTGGCCCAGTCCGAAATCCGCAACATGACCCTGGAGTGCGCCCGCGTGTCCGGCGTGAACCTGGCCCAGGGCGTGTGCGACCTGCCCGTCCCCGCCCCGGTCATCGAGGGCGCGGAGCAGGCCATGCGCGCGGGCACCAACATCTACACCCGCTTCGACGGCCTGCCCAGGCTGCGCGGGGCCATCGCGGCCAAGCAGCGCAGGTTCACCGGCATGGACCTGGACCCGGACAACCAGGTGGTCGTGTCCTGCGGGGCCACGGGCGCGTTCTACGCCGCCTGCCTGGCCCTGCTCGACGAGGGCGACGAGGTCCTGGTCTTCGAGCCGTACTACGGCTATCACATCGTGACCATGGTCTCGCTCGGCATCAAGCCGGTCTACGTCACCCTTCAGCCGCCCGAGTGGGGCTTCGTTGCCGAGGACCTGGAGCGGGCCGTGACCGCGAGGACGCGGGCCATCGTCCTGAACACCCCGTCCAATCCCGCGGGCAAGGTCTTTGATCGCGGGGAGCTTGAGCTCATCGCCGATTTCGCCGAGTCCCACGACCTGTTCGTCTTCACCGACGAGATCTACGAGCACTTCGTCTTTGACGGAAAGCAACACATCGCCCCCGCCACCCTGCCGGGCATGGCCAAGAGGACCATCACCATCTCGGGGCTGTCCAAGGTCTTCGCCATCACCGGCTGGCGGCTGGGCTACGCCCTGTGCGACCCGGAATGGGCCCTGGCCATCGGCCACTTCAGCGACCTGGTCTACGTCTGCGCGCCCGCGCCCTTGCAGGTCGGCGCGGCCAAGGGCCTGGAGGAACTCGGCCCGGACTATTACCAAGGCGTGTCCGACGACCACCAGATGAAGCGGGACCGTTTCTGCGACGCCCTGCGCTCGGTGGGGCTGACCCCGCACGTCCCGGACGGGGCCTACTACACCCTGGCCGACGTGACCGGGCTGCCCGGCGCCACGGCCAAGGAGCGCGCCCTGTACCTGCTGGAAAAGACCGGCGTGGCCTGCGTGCCGGGCTCGGCCTTCTATTCCGGCCCGGTGGGTGAGACCCTGGCGCGGTTCTGCTTCGCCAAGGAGATGGATGTTCTGGAGGACGCCATGCAGCGGCTGGGGAGGCTCGCGTGA
- a CDS encoding SDR family NAD(P)-dependent oxidoreductase: MSLLRNKTLVLTGASMGIGEALAEELAGEGVSLVLGARTRDKLLAVRDRCRALGVRAECVAGDAADDAVAAQLVDTALKLGDFHGFIHAAGVLAPGPAVWELSAERFREVVDGSLVAAHQLMRHAVPRLLERGEGMAVFFGSGAAQRPQTGIGAYCAAKAGEEHLARQLANEAPAITTVIWRPGVVETRMQADARTAVGSAAAPLRELFASWCRDGLLLTPKQSARGLVDFLQGDPRAYHGKVADIRKI; this comes from the coding sequence ATGAGTTTACTGCGGAATAAAACCCTGGTCCTGACCGGGGCGTCCATGGGCATAGGCGAAGCCCTGGCCGAGGAACTGGCCGGAGAGGGCGTGAGCCTCGTTCTCGGCGCACGCACGAGGGACAAGCTGCTGGCGGTGCGCGACCGCTGCCGCGCGCTCGGCGTGCGCGCGGAGTGCGTGGCCGGCGACGCGGCCGACGATGCGGTGGCGGCCCAACTCGTGGACACGGCCCTGAAACTGGGCGATTTCCATGGCTTCATCCACGCCGCCGGAGTGCTCGCGCCCGGCCCGGCCGTGTGGGAGCTTTCCGCCGAGCGCTTCCGTGAGGTGGTGGACGGCTCCCTGGTCGCGGCCCACCAGCTCATGCGCCACGCCGTGCCCCGGTTGCTGGAGCGCGGCGAGGGGATGGCCGTGTTCTTCGGGTCCGGGGCCGCACAGCGGCCCCAGACCGGCATCGGGGCGTACTGCGCGGCCAAGGCCGGCGAGGAGCACCTGGCCCGCCAACTGGCCAACGAGGCCCCGGCGATCACCACCGTCATCTGGCGGCCCGGCGTGGTCGAGACGCGCATGCAGGCCGACGCCCGCACGGCCGTGGGCTCGGCCGCCGCGCCCCTGCGGGAACTGTTCGCCTCCTGGTGCCGGGACGGCCTGCTCCTGACCCCGAAGCAATCCGCGCGCGGCCTGGTGGACTTCCTCCAGGGGGATCCGCGCGCATACCACGGCAAGGTCGCGGACATCCGGAAGATTTGA
- a CDS encoding phosphotransferase enzyme family protein, whose translation MTDLLSIWGLSAGRQRTDIILPGSPERCLSRRAVEDGQGRVWMLETLRPGQFDRRERIGRALDRLSRAGLPVPAYLAGPDGRYVVESEGQYLQLSPFIPGDPLPQPEFIEDDVRGESLGKFLCRLREIAGTVHEFDDEPPFLLEGYVNELMAAMAGRRPDLHRALIPVLPVLTPLFEAWGSLPSVFSHGDFHPLNVIWHGRSAVAVIDWEFAGLRPCLFDAANCLGCVGIEDPPALVRGLAPAMLRAMRRGLCLDRTSLALLPELILGLRFAWMSEWLRRKDEEMARIEVSYMRLLANSLDTLLPAWEKLLGE comes from the coding sequence ATGACCGACCTGCTTTCGATCTGGGGATTGTCCGCGGGCCGACAGCGCACGGACATCATCCTGCCCGGCAGCCCGGAGCGCTGCCTGTCGCGCCGCGCCGTGGAGGACGGACAGGGCCGCGTGTGGATGCTCGAAACCCTGCGGCCGGGCCAGTTCGACCGCCGCGAGCGCATCGGCCGCGCCCTGGACCGGCTGTCCCGCGCCGGGCTGCCCGTGCCCGCCTACCTGGCCGGGCCGGACGGCCGCTACGTGGTCGAGTCCGAGGGGCAGTATCTCCAGCTCTCCCCGTTCATCCCCGGCGACCCCCTGCCCCAGCCCGAATTCATCGAGGACGATGTGCGCGGTGAGAGCCTGGGCAAGTTTCTCTGCCGGCTGCGCGAAATCGCGGGCACGGTCCACGAGTTCGACGACGAGCCGCCCTTCCTCCTGGAGGGGTACGTCAACGAGCTCATGGCCGCCATGGCCGGACGCAGGCCGGACCTGCACCGGGCCCTGATTCCGGTCTTGCCCGTCCTGACGCCGCTCTTCGAGGCCTGGGGGAGCCTGCCGTCGGTCTTCTCCCACGGCGACTTCCACCCCCTGAACGTCATCTGGCACGGCCGGTCCGCCGTGGCCGTCATCGACTGGGAGTTCGCGGGCCTCCGGCCCTGCCTGTTCGACGCGGCCAACTGCCTGGGCTGCGTGGGCATCGAGGACCCGCCCGCCCTGGTGCGCGGCCTGGCCCCGGCCATGCTCCGGGCCATGCGCCGCGGCCTGTGCCTGGACCGGACCTCCCTGGCGCTGCTGCCCGAACTGATCCTCGGCCTGCGCTTCGCCTGGATGTCCGAATGGCTCCGCCGCAAGGACGAGGAGATGGCTCGGATCGAGGTCAGCTACATGCGCCTGCTGGCCAACTCCCTGGACACCCTGCTCCCGGCATGGGAAAAACTGCTCGGAGAGTGA
- a CDS encoding protein adenylyltransferase SelO, with translation MRFINTYARLPESFFERIAPEPVAAPALIRLNRDLAARLELDLPDDDADLAAVFTGNRLLPGAEPIAQAYAGHQFGQFVPQLGDGRAHLLGEVKNAAGERFDIQLKGSGRTRFSRGGDGRAPLGPVIREYVVSEAMHALGVPTTRALAMAATGQPVFREDELPGAVITRVASGFVRVGTFEYFAARRMEDELRTLADHVIERNHPAAREAGNPYLALFEAVCAAQADLMARWLCLGFVHGVMNTDNTAVSGETIDYGPCAFLDHYDPAMVFSSIDHMGRYAFNQQPTIMAWNLACLGGCLLPLLDPDEATAREAGDAVLERFIPDFTGHYRRRLCRKIGLPADDDAFSLARRLLDLMRRSRADFTNAFRALCDAQTAPAPFSALFATAEEIATWLNDWLALLDRTGSAPAARETMRAANPAFIPRNHRIEAAIRAAMGGDFAPVHRLIDVLAHPFDDQPEHAEFAAPPRPEERVTQTFCGT, from the coding sequence ATGCGCTTCATCAATACCTACGCCCGATTGCCCGAGTCCTTCTTCGAACGGATCGCCCCCGAACCCGTGGCCGCCCCGGCTCTCATCCGCCTGAACCGCGACCTGGCCGCGCGCCTGGAGCTCGACCTGCCGGACGACGACGCGGACCTGGCCGCGGTCTTCACCGGCAACCGGCTCCTGCCCGGCGCCGAGCCCATTGCCCAGGCCTACGCGGGGCATCAGTTCGGCCAGTTCGTGCCCCAGCTCGGCGACGGCCGCGCCCACCTGCTCGGCGAGGTGAAGAACGCGGCGGGCGAGCGGTTCGACATCCAGCTCAAGGGCTCGGGCCGGACCCGGTTCTCGCGCGGCGGCGACGGCCGCGCCCCGCTCGGGCCGGTCATCCGCGAGTACGTGGTCAGCGAGGCCATGCATGCCCTCGGCGTGCCGACCACCCGCGCCCTGGCCATGGCGGCCACGGGCCAGCCCGTGTTCCGCGAGGACGAACTGCCCGGCGCGGTCATCACCCGTGTGGCCTCGGGCTTCGTGCGCGTGGGCACCTTCGAATATTTCGCGGCCCGGCGCATGGAGGACGAGCTGCGCACCCTGGCCGACCACGTCATCGAGCGCAACCACCCGGCCGCACGGGAGGCCGGCAACCCGTACCTGGCCCTGTTCGAAGCCGTGTGTGCGGCCCAGGCCGACCTGATGGCCCGGTGGCTCTGTCTCGGCTTTGTGCACGGGGTCATGAACACGGACAACACCGCCGTGAGCGGCGAGACCATCGACTACGGACCGTGCGCCTTCCTGGACCACTACGACCCGGCCATGGTCTTCAGTTCCATCGACCACATGGGGCGCTACGCCTTCAACCAGCAGCCCACGATCATGGCCTGGAACCTGGCCTGCCTGGGCGGCTGCCTCCTGCCCCTGCTCGATCCGGACGAGGCCACGGCCCGCGAGGCCGGGGATGCGGTCCTGGAGCGGTTCATACCGGACTTCACCGGCCATTACCGCCGGAGGTTGTGCCGCAAGATCGGCCTGCCCGCCGACGACGACGCCTTTTCCCTGGCCCGGCGGCTTCTGGACCTCATGCGCCGCAGCCGAGCCGACTTCACCAACGCCTTCCGCGCCCTGTGCGACGCCCAGACGGCCCCGGCCCCCTTCTCCGCCCTGTTCGCCACCGCCGAGGAGATCGCCACCTGGCTCAACGACTGGCTCGCGCTGCTGGACCGGACCGGCTCGGCACCCGCCGCCCGGGAGACCATGCGCGCGGCCAACCCGGCCTTCATCCCGCGCAATCACCGTATCGAGGCGGCCATCCGAGCGGCCATGGGGGGCGACTTCGCGCCCGTCCACCGGCTGATCGACGTCCTCGCGCACCCCTTCGACGACCAGCCCGAACACGCCGAATTCGCCGCCCCCCCACGTCCCGAGGAACGCGTCACCCAAACCTTCTGCGGCACCTAG
- a CDS encoding arabinose transporter, whose protein sequence is MQLRCAAASDEACFWRLPVSIFLCYLTVGLPLPVISLFVHQQLGLNSTLVGVAVGIQFLATVSTRGYAGRTADTRGAKRTTLAGMFSCGGAGLFYLLAALLPLPVWPRYGILLIGRLLLGYGESQMLTGVLVWGFGLLGPARAGVVMSWNGMAIFGALAAGAPLGLLLYGHFGFAALGVSTLVLPFLSLPLLLRIRATEPVSGERPPLRKVIGRVWLPCTALFLQGIGFAVIGTFSALYFADNHWGHAGLALTCFGGAFVLVRVFWGKLPDTLGGIRVAQVSFTAEALGLLLLWLAPHPSVAFLGAVLTGAGTSLLFPALGVEVVKIVPPNVKGSAIGGFAAFQDIAYAVGGPATGALAAVAGYPSVFLAAAVSAALGLAVTELFRRSMARKAA, encoded by the coding sequence ATGCAGTTGCGCTGTGCCGCCGCCTCGGACGAGGCCTGTTTCTGGAGGCTCCCGGTCTCCATCTTTCTCTGTTACCTGACCGTGGGGCTGCCTCTGCCGGTCATCTCCCTGTTCGTGCACCAGCAGCTCGGCCTGAACTCCACCCTGGTGGGCGTGGCCGTGGGCATCCAGTTCCTGGCCACGGTCTCCACGCGCGGCTACGCGGGCCGCACCGCCGACACCCGGGGCGCCAAGCGGACCACCCTGGCCGGGATGTTCTCCTGCGGCGGGGCCGGTCTCTTCTACCTCCTGGCCGCGCTGCTGCCCCTGCCCGTCTGGCCGCGCTACGGCATCCTGCTCATCGGGCGGCTGCTGCTGGGCTACGGGGAGAGCCAGATGCTCACCGGGGTGCTGGTCTGGGGATTCGGTCTGCTCGGCCCGGCCAGGGCGGGCGTGGTCATGTCCTGGAACGGCATGGCCATCTTCGGAGCCCTGGCCGCGGGCGCGCCTTTGGGACTGCTGCTCTACGGACATTTCGGGTTCGCCGCCCTGGGCGTGTCCACCCTGGTCCTGCCGTTCCTGTCCCTGCCCCTGCTCCTGCGCATCCGCGCCACCGAGCCGGTTTCGGGCGAACGGCCGCCGCTCAGAAAGGTCATCGGGCGGGTCTGGCTGCCGTGCACGGCCCTCTTCCTGCAGGGCATCGGGTTCGCGGTCATCGGGACCTTCTCGGCCCTCTATTTCGCGGACAACCACTGGGGACACGCGGGCCTGGCCCTGACCTGCTTCGGCGGGGCCTTCGTCCTGGTGCGCGTGTTCTGGGGCAAGCTGCCCGACACGCTCGGCGGCATCAGGGTCGCCCAGGTCTCCTTCACGGCCGAGGCCCTGGGCCTGCTCCTGCTGTGGCTGGCCCCCCACCCGAGCGTGGCCTTCCTGGGCGCGGTCCTGACAGGCGCGGGCACCTCCCTGCTCTTTCCGGCCCTGGGCGTGGAGGTGGTCAAGATCGTGCCGCCCAACGTCAAGGGCTCGGCCATCGGCGGGTTCGCGGCCTTCCAGGACATCGCCTACGCCGTGGGCGGCCCGGCCACCGGGGCACTGGCCGCCGTGGCGGGCTACCCCTCGGTCTTCCTGGCCGCAGCCGTCAGCGCGGCGCTCGGCCTGGCCGTCACCGAACTCTTTCGCCGATCCATGGCCCGGAAAGCCGCCTAG
- a CDS encoding iron-sulfur cluster assembly scaffold protein yields the protein MSELQDKINEETIEAYGQAGFERWRNQPYRGEPAGANYEGASTGGCGDTIWIYLQIEEDTVVDAGYATDGCGSSAISGSMAAELAVGKRCEEIAAITGETVLEGLGGPACMPEDDRHCAWLAANALLEAVGSYYRQAAAQAKKD from the coding sequence GTGAGTGAACTGCAGGACAAGATCAACGAAGAGACCATCGAGGCCTATGGCCAGGCCGGATTCGAGCGCTGGCGCAACCAGCCGTATCGGGGGGAGCCCGCAGGGGCCAACTATGAGGGCGCGTCCACCGGCGGGTGCGGCGATACCATCTGGATCTACCTGCAGATAGAGGAAGACACCGTGGTCGACGCCGGATACGCCACCGACGGCTGCGGCTCCAGCGCCATCAGCGGCTCCATGGCCGCGGAACTGGCCGTGGGCAAGCGCTGCGAGGAGATCGCCGCCATCACCGGGGAGACCGTGCTGGAAGGGCTGGGCGGCCCGGCCTGCATGCCCGAGGACGACCGGCATTGCGCCTGGCTGGCCGCCAATGCCCTGCTTGAGGCCGTGGGCAGCTATTACCGGCAGGCCGCGGCCCAGGCTAAAAAGGATTGA
- a CDS encoding cytochrome c3 family protein, with protein sequence MKKSLIISLMVAALVCVFCLPVVIAATAPADTITIEVPAGAKATKTPVTFPHKKHVDSGLDCLVCHHKAKSPAEAKSCASEGCHSDASKAAKKEPTGFYSAFHSKKSQASCLGCHKVQKKAGKDVPVSCKQCHPK encoded by the coding sequence ATGAAGAAATCTCTCATCATCAGCCTGATGGTGGCCGCCCTGGTGTGTGTCTTCTGCCTGCCCGTGGTCATTGCGGCCACTGCGCCCGCAGACACCATCACCATCGAGGTCCCCGCCGGCGCCAAAGCGACCAAAACGCCCGTGACCTTCCCGCACAAGAAACACGTGGACAGCGGCCTGGATTGCCTGGTCTGCCACCACAAGGCCAAGTCCCCGGCCGAGGCCAAGAGCTGTGCTTCCGAAGGCTGTCACTCCGATGCCAGCAAGGCCGCGAAGAAGGAGCCCACCGGCTTCTATTCCGCCTTCCACAGCAAGAAGTCCCAGGCTTCCTGCCTCGGCTGCCACAAGGTGCAGAAGAAGGCCGGCAAGGACGTCCCGGTCAGCTGCAAGCAGTGCCACCCCAAATAA
- the cobJ gene encoding precorrin-3B C(17)-methyltransferase: MLKAVSLGPGDLSLLTPAARWAIEEADVVAGYKGYIELVPEGMLEGKIVVSTGMTGEVDRARQAVEHARAGRRTVMVCSGDAGIYAMAGLLMEVLESEGLLETVPFEVIPGVAAFNAAAALLGAPLMHDFASISLSDLLTPWERIEQRLQAAASADFVIALYNPRSRKRADHLREALDIIGRFRRPSTPVGIVRKAYRVGQFVEAVPLHRVDVEKVDMQTVLIVGNSATRLVDGRMLTPRGYHRKYAL, encoded by the coding sequence GTGCTTAAGGCGGTCAGTCTCGGACCGGGCGACTTGTCCCTGCTCACCCCGGCGGCCCGCTGGGCCATCGAGGAGGCCGATGTCGTGGCCGGATACAAAGGGTACATCGAGCTGGTCCCGGAGGGAATGCTCGAAGGCAAGATCGTGGTCTCCACGGGCATGACGGGCGAGGTTGACCGCGCCAGGCAGGCCGTGGAGCACGCCCGTGCCGGACGCAGGACGGTCATGGTCTGTTCCGGAGACGCGGGCATCTACGCCATGGCCGGGCTGCTCATGGAGGTGCTCGAAAGCGAGGGGCTGCTCGAGACCGTGCCCTTCGAGGTCATCCCCGGCGTGGCCGCCTTCAACGCGGCGGCGGCCCTGCTCGGCGCGCCGCTCATGCACGACTTCGCCTCCATCTCCCTAAGCGACCTGCTGACCCCCTGGGAACGCATCGAGCAGCGGCTCCAGGCCGCGGCCAGCGCGGACTTCGTCATCGCCCTGTACAATCCCCGCTCCAGGAAGCGCGCGGACCACCTGCGCGAGGCCCTGGACATCATCGGCCGGTTCCGCAGGCCTTCCACGCCCGTGGGCATCGTGCGCAAGGCGTACCGCGTGGGCCAGTTCGTCGAGGCCGTGCCGCTCCACCGGGTGGATGTGGAGAAGGTGGACATGCAGACCGTGCTCATCGTCGGCAACTCGGCCACTCGCCTGGTGGACGGCCGGATGCTCACTCCGCGCGGCTATCACCGCAAATACGCCCTGTAA
- a CDS encoding cobalt-precorrin 5A hydrolase, translated as MPAKKIAIYALTSQGLAVGKRLAARLPGTLYASKNLEAEDAISFESLKHLISATFNAFDGHIFVAAAGIVVRCIASHLQSKETDPAVVCMDQTGLFAISLLSGHLGGANELADRCARIMGGQSVITTATDTAGVLSIDSLAMAKGLAIGTISKVKDVNMALLEDRVVQLYDPEDWLGLAWNAGFEGKVGYGDWNDAKPGIWVSWHNDAPEGSLALHPRVLHLGIGCRRDITTYEILDHVYMVFKKYGFSMESIASVGSVEAKRNEAGLLEAAEEFGVEPVFYSTAQLAAVDAPTPSDRVQAHMGVPSVAEASAMLASHGGELIVTKEKTPTVTLAVARSNRA; from the coding sequence ATGCCAGCCAAGAAAATCGCCATATACGCACTGACCTCGCAGGGACTGGCCGTGGGCAAGCGGTTGGCCGCCAGGCTGCCGGGCACGCTCTACGCCTCCAAGAATCTCGAGGCGGAGGACGCCATCTCCTTCGAGTCCCTCAAGCACCTGATCTCGGCCACCTTCAACGCCTTTGACGGGCACATCTTCGTGGCCGCCGCGGGCATCGTGGTCCGCTGCATCGCGTCCCACCTGCAATCCAAGGAAACCGATCCGGCCGTGGTCTGCATGGACCAGACCGGGCTGTTCGCCATCAGCCTGCTCTCGGGCCACCTGGGCGGGGCCAACGAACTCGCCGACCGCTGTGCGCGCATCATGGGCGGTCAGTCGGTCATCACCACGGCCACGGACACGGCCGGAGTCCTGTCCATCGACAGCCTGGCCATGGCCAAGGGACTGGCCATCGGGACCATCAGCAAGGTCAAGGACGTGAACATGGCCCTGCTCGAAGACCGCGTGGTCCAGCTCTACGACCCCGAGGACTGGCTCGGCCTGGCCTGGAACGCCGGGTTCGAGGGCAAGGTCGGGTACGGGGACTGGAACGACGCCAAGCCCGGCATCTGGGTCTCCTGGCACAACGACGCCCCGGAAGGGAGCCTGGCCCTGCACCCCAGGGTGCTGCATCTGGGCATCGGCTGCCGCCGGGATATCACGACCTACGAGATCCTCGACCACGTCTACATGGTCTTCAAGAAATACGGATTTTCCATGGAGTCCATCGCCTCGGTGGGATCGGTGGAGGCCAAGCGCAACGAGGCCGGGCTGCTGGAAGCGGCCGAGGAGTTCGGCGTGGAGCCGGTCTTCTACTCCACGGCGCAGCTCGCGGCCGTGGACGCGCCCACGCCGTCCGACCGGGTCCAGGCGCACATGGGCGTGCCCAGTGTGGCCGAGGCCTCGGCCATGCTCGCTTCCCACGGCGGGGAGCTGATCGTGACCAAGGAGAAGACCCCCACCGTGACCCTGGCCGTGGCCCGGAGCAACCGTGCTTAA